A DNA window from Actinomadura coerulea contains the following coding sequences:
- a CDS encoding gamma-aminobutyraldehyde dehydrogenase, producing MSGERLRNFIGGEYVDAKDGRTLEVVDPSTGETYAEAPVSGAEDVDAAFRAASDAFPAWRDATPGERSLAMLRFADAVEKRAEDLVRAESRDTGKPVQMTLDEEVPPMVDNLRFFAGASRVLEGKASAEYMADHTSSIRREPIGVCAQVTPWNYPMMMAIWKIGPALATGNTVVLKPSETTPASTLMLAEIAAEFLPPGVFNVVCGDRGTGRSLVEHPTPQMVSITGSVRAGMEVAASAAKDLKRVHLELGGKAPVVVFDDADVEAAATGIAEAGYFNAGQDCTAATRVLVADRLHGEFTEALTEAAKGTVVGPPGDADAFYGPVNNANQLERVQGFIERAPSHAKVLTGGERVGDRGYFFAPTVVGGLRQDDEMVQNEVFGPVITVQSFSDEAQAVEWANGVKYGLAASVWTQNHGRAMRMSKALDFGAVWVNTHIPLVSEMPHGGFKHSGYGKDMSMYGIEDYTRVKHVMHYIGG from the coding sequence ATGAGCGGCGAGAGGCTGCGCAACTTTATCGGCGGAGAGTACGTCGACGCCAAGGACGGGCGGACGCTGGAGGTGGTCGACCCCAGCACCGGCGAGACGTACGCGGAGGCGCCCGTGTCCGGCGCCGAGGACGTCGACGCCGCGTTCCGCGCGGCGTCCGACGCGTTCCCCGCCTGGCGCGACGCCACGCCGGGAGAGCGGAGCCTGGCGATGCTGCGCTTCGCGGACGCGGTCGAGAAGCGGGCGGAGGACCTCGTCAGGGCGGAGAGCCGGGACACCGGCAAGCCGGTCCAGATGACCCTGGACGAGGAGGTGCCGCCGATGGTGGACAACCTCCGGTTCTTCGCTGGGGCGTCCCGGGTGCTGGAGGGCAAGGCGTCCGCCGAGTACATGGCCGACCACACCTCCTCGATCCGGCGGGAGCCGATCGGGGTGTGCGCCCAGGTGACGCCCTGGAACTACCCGATGATGATGGCGATCTGGAAGATCGGGCCGGCGCTGGCGACGGGCAACACCGTGGTGCTCAAGCCGTCCGAGACGACCCCGGCGAGCACGTTGATGCTGGCGGAGATCGCGGCCGAGTTCCTGCCCCCGGGCGTGTTCAACGTGGTCTGCGGCGACCGCGGCACCGGACGCTCGCTGGTGGAGCACCCGACGCCGCAGATGGTGTCGATCACCGGGAGCGTGCGGGCCGGCATGGAGGTCGCCGCGTCGGCGGCCAAGGACCTCAAGCGGGTGCACCTGGAGCTCGGCGGCAAGGCGCCGGTCGTGGTGTTCGACGACGCCGACGTCGAGGCGGCGGCGACGGGCATCGCCGAGGCCGGGTACTTCAACGCGGGCCAGGACTGCACGGCGGCCACCCGCGTGCTGGTCGCCGACCGGCTGCACGGGGAGTTCACCGAGGCGCTCACCGAGGCCGCCAAGGGCACGGTCGTCGGGCCTCCCGGCGACGCCGACGCCTTCTACGGGCCGGTGAACAACGCGAACCAGCTGGAGCGCGTCCAGGGCTTCATCGAGCGGGCGCCGAGCCACGCGAAGGTCCTCACCGGCGGCGAGCGCGTGGGGGACCGCGGCTACTTCTTCGCACCGACCGTCGTGGGCGGCCTCAGGCAGGACGACGAGATGGTGCAGAACGAGGTCTTCGGCCCGGTCATCACCGTCCAGAGCTTCTCGGACGAGGCTCAGGCCGTCGAGTGGGCCAACGGCGTCAAGTACGGCCTGGCCGCCAGCGTGTGGACGCAGAACCACGGCCGCGCCATGCGCATGAGCAAGGCGCTGGACTTCGGTGCCGTGTGGGTCAACACCCACATCCCGCTGGTGTCGGAGATGCCGCACGGCGGCTTCAAGCACTCCGGCTACGGCAAGGACATGTCGATGTACGGAATCGAGGACTACACCCGCGTCAAGCACGTCATGCACTACATCGGCGGCTGA
- a CDS encoding DUF1778 domain-containing protein produces the protein MPESVRQDLPADPADDHITFRTTAEQFLVIRAAAELIGWSVTDFVLSAALDRAERDLYEHAAAQEAAEPAPDPIPPYTALLLALS, from the coding sequence ATGCCCGAGTCGGTTCGCCAGGACCTTCCGGCCGATCCCGCCGACGATCACATCACCTTCCGTACCACCGCGGAGCAGTTTCTCGTGATCCGCGCGGCGGCCGAGCTGATCGGCTGGTCGGTCACGGACTTCGTCCTGTCAGCCGCCCTGGACCGCGCCGAGCGCGACCTCTACGAACACGCCGCCGCGCAAGAGGCGGCAGAGCCCGCCCCCGACCCGATCCCTCCCTACACGGCCCTACTGCTGGCCCTGTCCTAA
- a CDS encoding HIT family protein, whose amino-acid sequence MGEAVSKACLFCEIIKGERPAHVVLDAPDAMAFLDTRPLFKGHTLLVPRTHYETLTDLPEDLLGPFFAQAQRLAEAMESVLEAAGSFVAMNNRISQSVPHLHVHVVPRNPKDGLRGFFWPRQKYASDSEAADYAARLAKALTTPT is encoded by the coding sequence ATGGGTGAGGCTGTGAGCAAGGCGTGTCTGTTCTGCGAAATCATCAAGGGAGAGCGGCCCGCGCACGTCGTGCTGGACGCGCCGGACGCGATGGCGTTCCTCGACACCCGGCCGCTTTTCAAGGGGCACACGCTGCTGGTCCCCCGGACGCACTACGAAACGCTCACGGATCTGCCCGAAGACCTACTAGGGCCGTTCTTCGCTCAAGCCCAACGCCTTGCCGAGGCGATGGAGTCCGTCCTCGAAGCAGCCGGCTCCTTCGTCGCCATGAACAACCGGATCAGCCAGAGCGTCCCCCACCTGCACGTACATGTGGTGCCGCGCAACCCCAAGGACGGCCTCCGCGGCTTCTTCTGGCCACGTCAGAAATACGCCTCCGACTCCGAGGCCGCCGACTACGCGGCCCGCCTCGCCAAGGCACTAACCACCCCCACTTGA
- a CDS encoding DivIVA domain-containing protein has translation MKTGTRLPVVLRGYDRNQVDALLKRISQALNGGPPVSADEVRGARFTTVLRGYDHRAVDELLRECIRELQARAPIGERPGRTRAQPAWLINWIQNARFSGAGLRPGYDVRDVDAFLERVIAGLRGAAPPVTARDVRESAFRTVRFGPGYDEQEIDRFLLQLAAALER, from the coding sequence GTGAAGACGGGTACACGGCTGCCGGTGGTCTTGCGGGGCTACGACCGGAACCAGGTCGACGCCCTGCTCAAACGGATCTCACAAGCGCTGAACGGCGGGCCCCCGGTGTCAGCGGACGAGGTGCGCGGGGCCCGCTTCACCACCGTCCTCCGCGGCTACGACCACCGTGCCGTGGACGAGCTGCTCCGCGAGTGCATCAGGGAGCTCCAGGCCCGGGCGCCGATCGGGGAGCGTCCCGGCCGCACCCGCGCCCAGCCGGCCTGGCTGATCAACTGGATCCAGAACGCGCGGTTCTCCGGGGCCGGCCTGCGCCCCGGCTACGACGTGCGCGACGTGGACGCCTTTCTCGAGCGCGTGATCGCCGGCCTGCGCGGAGCCGCCCCGCCCGTGACCGCCCGGGACGTACGGGAAAGTGCGTTCCGCACCGTCCGGTTCGGACCCGGCTACGACGAGCAGGAGATCGACCGCTTCCTGCTCCAACTCGCGGCCGCCCTCGAACGCTGA
- a CDS encoding polyamine ABC transporter substrate-binding protein codes for MSQFDPAFLRGLTRPRLARSGAGGPARRDVLRLMGAAGAGLALSACGVKGQGGKEKVSRSDVEKYWAGKAKSGRLNWANWPGYMQDDRETIKAFEKETGVKVTYKEVIQEMGPWFGKIQAPLAAGQSIGFDLMVMTNGIQLEQCRQLGYLAPLDLSKLPNFQANAGPSFKNPSYDPGNAFTIPYESGVTGIAYNTKYVKDEITSIAQLFDPKYKGKVGMMGDSQELGNFGMFLLGIDPEKSTKADWEKAAAKLREQRDKGIVRKYYSQDYVDAVSKGDVWMTMAWSGDVYSLTSPDVKFVVPREGGTIWTDNLCIPKTAENPVDALTLMNWLYVPENNAPLTEFINYMPPIPATQKLIAQKAEQAGGDDKRDLTRLSTSPLIFPSQADLARLRHYRRLTQAEETEYQKIFEPISKGS; via the coding sequence GTGAGCCAGTTCGACCCCGCGTTCCTCCGCGGACTCACAAGGCCGCGCCTGGCGCGTTCCGGCGCGGGCGGGCCCGCCCGCCGCGACGTCCTGAGGCTGATGGGCGCGGCGGGCGCCGGCCTCGCCCTGTCGGCGTGCGGGGTGAAGGGGCAGGGCGGCAAGGAGAAGGTCAGCCGGAGCGACGTCGAGAAGTACTGGGCGGGCAAGGCCAAGAGCGGCAGGCTCAACTGGGCGAACTGGCCGGGCTACATGCAGGACGACCGGGAGACCATCAAGGCGTTCGAGAAGGAGACGGGCGTCAAGGTGACCTACAAGGAGGTCATCCAGGAGATGGGCCCGTGGTTCGGGAAGATCCAGGCGCCGCTGGCCGCCGGGCAGTCCATCGGCTTCGACCTGATGGTGATGACGAACGGGATCCAGTTGGAGCAGTGCCGCCAGCTCGGCTACCTGGCGCCGCTCGACCTGTCGAAGCTGCCGAACTTCCAGGCGAACGCGGGCCCGTCGTTCAAGAACCCGTCCTACGACCCGGGCAACGCGTTCACGATCCCGTACGAGTCCGGCGTCACCGGGATCGCGTACAACACCAAGTACGTGAAGGACGAGATCACCAGCATCGCCCAGCTGTTCGACCCGAAGTACAAGGGCAAGGTCGGCATGATGGGCGACTCGCAGGAGCTCGGGAACTTCGGGATGTTCCTGCTCGGCATCGACCCGGAGAAGTCGACGAAGGCGGACTGGGAGAAGGCCGCCGCCAAGCTGCGCGAGCAGCGCGACAAGGGCATCGTCCGCAAGTACTACAGCCAGGACTACGTCGACGCCGTCAGCAAGGGCGACGTGTGGATGACCATGGCGTGGTCGGGGGACGTGTACAGCCTGACGAGCCCCGACGTGAAGTTCGTGGTGCCCAGAGAGGGCGGCACGATCTGGACCGACAACCTGTGCATCCCGAAGACCGCCGAGAACCCGGTGGACGCGCTGACCCTCATGAACTGGCTCTACGTCCCGGAGAACAACGCGCCGCTGACCGAGTTCATCAACTACATGCCGCCGATCCCGGCCACCCAGAAGCTCATCGCGCAGAAGGCCGAGCAGGCGGGCGGCGATGACAAGAGGGACCTGACCCGGCTCAGCACCAGCCCGCTGATCTTCCCGTCGCAGGCCGACCTGGCCCGGCTGCGGCACTACCGGCGCCTCACGCAGGCGGAGGAGACCGAGTACCAGAAGATCTTCGAACCGATCTCCAAGGGATCGTGA
- a CDS encoding DUF1963 domain-containing protein: MDPFAVQYRRLRALFDAFLAPEITAILLPLTKPGLRLSTLGEVPVHLGGTPQLPPDESWPTWDGRPLDFLGAIDFAGLPRVPGLPACRAAFYYASETPRPWGDEPGQRDGWRVFTGDLRPATPPPGSRSYPQTTLGAAPFLSLPSPQEAVVQRLEMVYDGIVPVYEQLHAAWTRHTCPDEAPAHQLGGWPTLVQRPVGPDCLYASTGRTLNSLNPPALTPDEQRAVEEWHLLLQLDSDDRLGWYWGDPGRIYFCNRRDTPLEQTWLTVQAA, from the coding sequence ATGGATCCTTTCGCCGTACAGTACCGACGGCTCCGAGCCCTGTTCGACGCCTTCCTCGCGCCGGAGATCACGGCCATCCTGCTGCCCCTGACCAAACCCGGGCTGCGCCTCTCCACCCTCGGTGAGGTGCCCGTCCACCTCGGAGGCACCCCGCAACTGCCGCCCGACGAGTCATGGCCCACCTGGGACGGCCGCCCGCTCGACTTCTTAGGCGCGATCGACTTCGCCGGCCTGCCGAGGGTCCCGGGCCTGCCCGCTTGCCGCGCCGCGTTCTACTACGCGAGCGAGACACCCCGTCCTTGGGGCGACGAGCCCGGCCAACGCGACGGCTGGCGCGTCTTCACCGGCGACCTCCGCCCTGCGACCCCGCCACCGGGCAGCCGCTCCTACCCGCAGACCACGCTGGGCGCCGCTCCGTTCCTCTCCCTGCCTTCTCCCCAGGAGGCCGTGGTCCAGCGCCTGGAGATGGTCTACGACGGCATCGTGCCCGTATACGAACAACTGCACGCCGCGTGGACACGCCACACCTGCCCGGACGAAGCGCCCGCCCACCAACTGGGCGGCTGGCCGACCCTCGTCCAGCGTCCCGTCGGCCCTGACTGTCTGTACGCCTCGACCGGCCGCACCCTGAACTCCCTCAATCCTCCGGCCCTCACACCGGACGAACAACGCGCGGTCGAGGAGTGGCACCTCCTCCTCCAACTCGACTCCGACGACCGCCTCGGCTGGTACTGGGGGGACCCGGGCCGCATCTACTTCTGCAACCGCCGCGACACCCCCTTGGAGCAGACATGGCTAACCGTCCAGGCCGCGTGA
- a CDS encoding ABC transporter ATP-binding protein has translation MTETQPAAARDDPAVAVPAIELAGVEKDYHAYGETVAAVRGVDLSIAEGEFFSLLGPSGCGKTTTMRMIAGFEEPTAGRVRLRGQDVTDVPPNRRDVNMVFQSYALFPHMSVFENVAFGLRRRGVPKAHITRRVGEMLEIVDLAGRERRRPAELSGGQQQRVALARALVNEPRALLLDEPLGALDLKLRQAMQVELKRIQRGVGVTFVYVTHDQGEALTMSDRIAVMNDGVIEQLGTPREIYEHPATRFVAGFIGTSNLLDGEVTGTAPGGAVLSHGPDGRIEVPMRGGREAVAGERVELTVRPEKIGIGRDRPGDGRCAVRGTVTEVVYLGTSTNYNITTSAGADVVVFLQNATSADDIAVRGDGVWLSWDPRHSYAIGAPQ, from the coding sequence ATGACCGAGACCCAACCCGCCGCGGCTCGCGACGATCCGGCCGTCGCGGTCCCCGCGATCGAACTCGCGGGGGTCGAGAAGGATTACCACGCCTACGGCGAGACCGTGGCGGCGGTGCGCGGCGTCGACCTGTCGATCGCGGAGGGGGAGTTCTTCTCCCTGCTCGGCCCGTCCGGATGCGGCAAGACGACGACCATGCGCATGATCGCCGGCTTCGAGGAGCCGACGGCGGGGCGGGTCCGGCTGCGCGGGCAGGACGTCACGGACGTGCCCCCCAACAGGCGCGACGTGAACATGGTGTTCCAGTCGTACGCGCTCTTCCCCCACATGAGCGTCTTCGAGAACGTCGCGTTCGGCCTGCGCCGGCGCGGCGTTCCGAAGGCGCACATCACGCGGCGGGTGGGGGAGATGCTGGAGATCGTCGACCTGGCGGGGCGGGAGAGGCGCCGTCCCGCCGAGCTGTCCGGCGGCCAGCAGCAGCGGGTCGCGCTGGCCCGGGCGCTGGTCAACGAGCCGCGGGCGCTGCTGCTCGACGAGCCGCTCGGCGCCCTCGACCTGAAGCTGCGCCAGGCGATGCAGGTCGAGCTGAAGCGGATCCAGCGGGGGGTCGGCGTCACGTTCGTGTACGTGACGCACGACCAGGGCGAGGCGCTGACGATGTCGGACCGCATCGCCGTCATGAACGACGGGGTGATCGAGCAGCTCGGCACGCCGCGGGAGATCTACGAGCATCCCGCGACGCGGTTCGTGGCCGGGTTCATCGGGACGTCCAACCTGCTGGACGGGGAGGTCACCGGGACGGCGCCGGGCGGCGCGGTGCTCTCCCACGGCCCCGACGGCCGGATCGAGGTCCCGATGCGCGGCGGCCGGGAGGCCGTCGCGGGGGAGCGCGTGGAGCTGACCGTCCGCCCGGAGAAGATCGGGATCGGGCGGGACAGGCCGGGGGACGGGCGGTGCGCCGTCCGGGGCACCGTGACCGAGGTCGTGTACCTCGGGACGTCGACGAACTACAACATCACCACCTCCGCGGGCGCCGACGTCGTCGTGTTCCTGCAGAACGCGACGTCCGCCGACGACATCGCCGTGCGCGGCGACGGCGTCTGGTTGTCGTGGGATCCGCGCCACTCGTACGCGATAGGAGCCCCGCAGTGA
- a CDS encoding ATP-binding cassette domain-containing protein encodes MRLERVAFRYRRRDPWVLQDVTVSLPPGSVTEVTGHNGAGKSTLLRVMAGLRRPRAGVVEGRPARVGYAPERFPVDQPFSVRAYLGHMAAMRRVPASTGEVWAERLAFDHLLDVRLSELSKGSAQKIGLAQALMADPELLVLDEPFAGLDAATRDSLPELISELASRGSTVVVSDHQRCIEAMPGVDRLNVANGSVTPLGPGDSSPWTVLEVEVPGDEADTVETKLRADGYRVRRRQE; translated from the coding sequence ATGCGGCTGGAGCGTGTCGCCTTCCGTTATCGGCGCCGAGACCCCTGGGTTCTCCAGGACGTCACGGTGTCGCTTCCCCCAGGAAGCGTGACTGAGGTGACCGGGCATAACGGCGCGGGGAAGTCCACGCTGCTCCGCGTGATGGCCGGCCTGCGCAGGCCGCGAGCGGGCGTGGTCGAAGGCCGTCCCGCACGAGTGGGATATGCGCCGGAGCGGTTCCCGGTCGACCAGCCGTTCAGCGTCCGGGCCTACCTGGGCCACATGGCGGCCATGCGCCGCGTCCCCGCCAGCACCGGCGAGGTCTGGGCAGAGCGGCTTGCCTTTGACCACCTCCTCGATGTGCGGCTGTCCGAGCTGTCGAAGGGCAGCGCTCAGAAGATCGGGCTCGCGCAGGCACTCATGGCGGACCCGGAGTTGCTCGTCTTGGACGAGCCCTTCGCGGGCCTGGACGCCGCCACCCGCGATTCGCTCCCCGAGCTGATCTCTGAGTTGGCATCGCGCGGCTCCACGGTCGTCGTCAGCGACCACCAGCGCTGCATCGAGGCGATGCCCGGCGTCGACCGCCTGAACGTCGCCAACGGCTCGGTGACCCCTCTCGGCCCCGGGGACTCCAGCCCTTGGACCGTCCTGGAGGTCGAGGTGCCCGGTGACGAGGCCGACACCGTGGAGACGAAGCTGAGGGCCGACGGCTACCGGGTGCGGAGGCGTCAGGAGTGA
- a CDS encoding suppressor of fused domain protein has product MSVLRRGAAAPRGSAATVVHAASPYGSRRLTLETDGEVTAAYLKDARDSVVGAVWVANHREAPRELDRSRLDAGLAPLLPESHVRHPAGRPALDPDALEVVWFEEGDGVALLEEGDLLLVIPGWSDMGRGIPGYARDATHQSPFAFPLDEGIEDFGPRVHQAREHWKRCLADGSWAEFQQSVLGHLLQRLGPSGHYWHDVGRQLAGGRPSMAPTVGVSERPARGDREFTVLSTVGMSRQRMPTVELYEDDVAPYGRIELAVASTLPSQRSGSIFPWLAQYPWRSVTWFAPGDVVKWYHEARTFPLGNGESSWEGVLLLDDPNRLAGPEAPGMTGLTLNGDAVRWLWLVPITGEEHRFAKSEGSDALIRRLAQQGRSWVVS; this is encoded by the coding sequence ATGTCGGTTTTGCGCAGGGGCGCCGCCGCGCCCCGGGGGTCAGCGGCCACGGTCGTCCACGCGGCCAGCCCGTACGGCAGCCGGCGGCTCACCTTGGAGACCGACGGCGAGGTCACCGCTGCCTACCTGAAGGACGCGCGCGACTCGGTGGTCGGAGCGGTCTGGGTAGCGAACCACCGCGAGGCCCCACGGGAACTGGACCGGTCGCGGCTCGACGCGGGCCTCGCGCCCCTGCTGCCGGAGTCCCATGTGCGCCATCCCGCAGGACGCCCGGCACTGGACCCCGACGCGCTGGAGGTCGTCTGGTTCGAGGAGGGCGACGGTGTGGCCCTTCTAGAGGAGGGCGACCTCCTGCTAGTGATCCCCGGCTGGTCTGACATGGGACGCGGCATCCCCGGCTACGCCCGCGACGCCACGCATCAGAGCCCGTTCGCCTTCCCTCTGGACGAGGGGATCGAGGACTTCGGGCCCCGTGTCCACCAGGCGCGCGAGCACTGGAAGAGGTGCCTCGCAGACGGCTCCTGGGCGGAGTTCCAGCAGTCGGTCCTCGGTCACCTCCTGCAGCGGCTGGGCCCCAGTGGCCACTACTGGCACGATGTCGGACGTCAGCTGGCGGGCGGTAGGCCGAGCATGGCCCCCACAGTGGGGGTCTCGGAGCGGCCCGCAAGAGGCGACCGGGAGTTCACCGTTCTGAGCACGGTCGGGATGAGCCGCCAGCGGATGCCCACGGTCGAACTGTACGAGGACGACGTCGCCCCATACGGACGCATCGAACTGGCCGTCGCCAGTACTCTGCCCAGCCAGCGGTCGGGCAGCATCTTCCCGTGGCTGGCGCAGTACCCGTGGCGCTCCGTGACGTGGTTCGCGCCTGGGGACGTCGTCAAGTGGTACCACGAGGCTCGTACGTTCCCCCTCGGCAATGGCGAGTCGTCCTGGGAGGGCGTGCTTCTCCTGGACGACCCCAACCGTCTGGCGGGTCCTGAGGCGCCTGGCATGACCGGACTGACGCTCAACGGCGACGCCGTCCGATGGCTGTGGCTCGTGCCCATCACGGGCGAGGAACACCGGTTCGCCAAGAGCGAGGGGTCAGACGCCCTTATCCGGCGTCTGGCACAGCAGGGCCGTTCCTGGGTCGTCTCCTAG
- the rlmN gene encoding 23S rRNA (adenine(2503)-C(2))-methyltransferase RlmN: protein MSTTQPSATGAAPEKTPAKLVFAAPRRGKPPRHLADLTTAERREAVAELGEKPFRADQLSRHYFARLVDDPAKMTDLPAAVRDRLVSELLPSLLTPVRELDCDGGTTLKTVWKAFDGVLFESVLMRYPDRATMCVSSQAGCGMNCPFCATGQAGLTRNLSTAEIVEQVAAGARALASGRVPGGPGRVSNIVFMGMGEPLANYKAVMGAVRRITDPAPAGLGISQRSVTVSTVGLVPAIEKLAAEDMSVRLAVSLHAPDDELRDDLVPINNRWKVSEVLDAAWAYAERSGRRVSIEYALIKDINDQAWRADLLGRLLRGHLVHVNLIPLNPTPGSKWTASRPEDEREFVRRLEAHGVPVTVRDTRGREIDGACGQLAAATKD from the coding sequence ATGTCTACCACCCAGCCCTCCGCGACCGGCGCCGCACCCGAGAAGACCCCGGCGAAGCTCGTCTTCGCCGCACCGAGGCGCGGCAAGCCGCCGAGGCATCTCGCCGACCTCACCACGGCCGAGCGTCGCGAGGCGGTCGCCGAGCTGGGGGAGAAGCCGTTCCGTGCCGACCAGCTCTCGCGCCACTACTTCGCGCGCCTCGTCGACGATCCCGCCAAGATGACGGACCTGCCGGCCGCCGTTCGGGATCGCCTGGTGTCCGAGCTGCTGCCTTCGCTGCTGACCCCGGTACGCGAGCTTGACTGCGACGGGGGAACGACCCTTAAGACCGTCTGGAAGGCTTTCGACGGCGTCCTGTTCGAGTCGGTTCTGATGCGGTACCCAGACCGGGCGACGATGTGTGTCTCGTCCCAGGCGGGCTGCGGGATGAACTGCCCCTTCTGCGCGACCGGCCAGGCCGGGCTCACCCGCAACCTTTCCACGGCCGAAATAGTCGAGCAGGTCGCTGCGGGCGCGCGCGCACTCGCCAGTGGGCGCGTCCCAGGGGGCCCGGGCCGCGTCTCCAACATCGTCTTCATGGGCATGGGCGAGCCCCTGGCCAACTACAAGGCAGTGATGGGCGCGGTCAGGCGCATCACCGATCCGGCACCCGCCGGGCTGGGCATCTCCCAGCGTTCCGTCACGGTCTCCACGGTCGGGCTCGTTCCGGCCATCGAGAAGCTCGCCGCCGAAGACATGTCGGTCAGGCTTGCCGTCTCCCTGCACGCCCCCGACGACGAGCTGCGCGACGACCTCGTCCCCATCAACAACCGGTGGAAGGTCTCCGAGGTGCTGGACGCCGCGTGGGCCTACGCCGAGCGCAGCGGGCGCCGCGTCTCGATCGAGTACGCCCTCATCAAGGACATCAACGACCAGGCCTGGCGGGCCGACCTTCTCGGAAGGCTCTTGCGCGGCCATCTGGTTCACGTCAATCTGATCCCGTTGAACCCAACGCCGGGTTCCAAGTGGACCGCCTCCCGGCCCGAGGACGAGCGCGAGTTCGTCCGGCGCCTGGAGGCCCACGGGGTCCCGGTCACGGTGCGTGACACTCGGGGCAGGGAGATCGACGGGGCCTGCGGGCAGCTGGCCGCGGCGACCAAGGACTGA
- a CDS encoding phosphatidate cytidylyltransferase — MAGPPPGDALASPPGQGRDGSGDPPSSGGSPPSGGATPAGKPESRTGRNLPLAIGVGVALGALVLLSLYTVKEIFLAVMVVFLFLGMRELTEAFKSRDIRVPFIPVATGMVGTPVVAYVWGATATIAAVSLTVLALLMTRMTEGASGYVRDVTAGSLVAGYLVLMGGIVALLMRPDDGDHRTVIFIATTVASDIGGYFAGSFLGKHKLAPTISPKKTWEGVTGSAVTCMIVGGWLVWWLLDGGHIWQGVIIGLAAVVTATAGDLVESMIKRDLGIKDMGTLLPGHGGVMDRLDSLVATAPVVWLLLELFVPS; from the coding sequence ATGGCCGGCCCACCCCCCGGAGACGCACTGGCCTCGCCCCCCGGGCAGGGGCGGGACGGCTCCGGCGACCCCCCGTCCTCCGGTGGCTCCCCGCCTTCCGGCGGTGCGACGCCCGCTGGGAAGCCAGAAAGCAGGACGGGGCGGAACCTTCCGCTCGCCATAGGCGTGGGCGTCGCTCTCGGCGCTCTCGTGCTGCTCTCGTTGTACACGGTCAAGGAGATCTTCCTTGCCGTGATGGTCGTGTTCCTCTTCCTCGGTATGCGGGAACTGACCGAGGCTTTCAAGAGCCGTGACATACGCGTCCCGTTCATCCCTGTCGCGACGGGAATGGTCGGCACGCCCGTCGTCGCCTACGTTTGGGGCGCCACCGCCACCATCGCGGCGGTCTCGCTGACGGTCCTGGCGCTGCTGATGACGCGCATGACCGAAGGCGCCTCCGGATACGTGCGGGACGTCACCGCCGGGTCGCTCGTGGCCGGCTATCTGGTGCTGATGGGCGGGATCGTCGCGCTTCTGATGCGTCCCGACGACGGCGACCACCGCACCGTCATCTTCATCGCCACCACCGTCGCCAGCGACATCGGCGGGTATTTCGCCGGGTCCTTCCTGGGCAAGCACAAGCTCGCGCCCACGATCAGCCCCAAGAAGACCTGGGAGGGCGTCACCGGGTCCGCCGTCACCTGCATGATCGTCGGCGGGTGGCTGGTGTGGTGGCTCCTGGACGGCGGCCACATCTGGCAAGGCGTGATCATCGGGCTCGCGGCCGTGGTCACCGCGACCGCCGGCGACCTCGTCGAGTCGATGATCAAGCGGGACCTCGGGATCAAGGACATGGGAACGCTTCTGCCCGGCCACGGAGGAGTGATGGACCGCCTCGACTCCCTCGTCGCGACGGCCCCCGTCGTGTGGCTGCTGCTGGAATTGTTCGTCCCCAGCTAG
- a CDS encoding Lrp/AsnC family transcriptional regulator produces the protein MERAARVQLDETAKQIIEQLQQDGRRSYAAIGKAVGLSEAAVRQRVQKLLDTGVMQIVGVTDPLMLGFHRQMMIGVRCEGDLEKTADELAALDEIDYVVITAGSFDILLELVCEDDERLLELLGRIRAIPGVVSTESFVYLKLRKQTYSWGTR, from the coding sequence ATGGAACGGGCAGCCCGCGTCCAGCTCGACGAGACCGCCAAGCAGATCATCGAGCAGCTCCAGCAGGACGGCCGCCGCTCCTACGCCGCCATCGGCAAGGCCGTGGGCCTCTCCGAGGCCGCCGTGCGCCAGCGCGTGCAGAAGCTCCTCGACACCGGCGTCATGCAGATCGTCGGTGTCACCGACCCGCTGATGCTCGGCTTCCACCGCCAAATGATGATCGGTGTCAGGTGCGAGGGCGACCTGGAGAAGACCGCCGACGAGCTCGCGGCCCTCGACGAGATCGACTACGTCGTCATCACCGCGGGCTCGTTCGACATCCTTCTGGAGCTCGTCTGCGAGGACGACGAACGTCTGCTGGAACTTCTCGGCCGTATCCGCGCCATTCCGGGCGTCGTCTCCACCGAGAGCTTCGTGTACCTCAAACTTCGCAAACAGACCTACTCCTGGGGGACCCGCTGA